The genomic interval ATCCCTGTCACGGGCTGTCACTGACACCAgacccaaacacagctgcaggctttaggagagagctttgctctgcacatccatcttctcattcctctccctctctctgggaacagctgcagtaggactaaaaccccaaactgatccCAAGAAGGAGCACTCCCTCATTAGGTCTTGAGGTACTCTTTGAAGATGAAACGCAGGATGGAAAAACTGCTAAACAGTGTTCCTGTCCAAGGCTGGGATGAAGATAAATTAGGCCTCAGCCTCCACCAGCTGATGCcctgatgttttcagatatgaagaccaagccagcgtgtcctgctctgacagacaccgctgccctccttgcattcctttgggcACTTCAGAAGGCTCAAGTCTGTCCCAGCCGTGCTCCgcaggctgacactgctgtgccttcagaggaacagcctgtgcaggaaagctctgctggccccccaaagctgcagccacagctcccagcagaggggaaagccctcgAGAGCTGCCCGACGCGCTGGGCGTGGTGACACTGACCTCTCCTCCAGTGGCCCTGTCGAGTCCTTTATAAACGGTTCCGAAagccctggagacagaacagcagagaagaaagaagcagtgctttaggccctgggagtgaaagccagcccagacaggagatctctgctgcctgcagcatttacaaaacacctgggtgcatcgacccttcaaacagcagcgcagcagccaccagccctgtgcctcGCAAGGTGTGCgagagaaaactgaggcccaacacgaaggaaaagggctggagcaaatcCCAAATGTCCACACTGAATTACTTTAGTCCAAAACCTAGGGTGGGAGCAGGTGTCTAAAGAACTGGAGAAGAAtgtatttcatccttttccatttcctgcctgtgagctgcaggatccacaagggccctgccagcaggcagctgatgcattttcccccccagtgcagcagctctgtgtctaTTACTGAATGTACGGGGCTTactacctgtgctgaaaagagcacttattagttcatctctggtttctgtttctaaactgtTATGTTGATAATCCTGACCGGTGGATATTTTAGGAAGCAAACTATTTGAAAGGAATCTTcttgagaactgttttctgacagtcaccagatggtgagctgctctttcaggcaatcaaattccagggacagaagatcttccaggtcctgctccttgctgcaggcaggacactgcCGGCCTCAGGGGCCTCTGACGGTGCCTTCTGACCACAGTTACCAATTCTGATCAGGactgagagacagcaggatCATGGCCCAGTGTCTGAGgctgtttgcagcttgcctggCTTCTCACTTGATCCTGCACCAGCAAATACCTGGCCCCTGCTTGTGCAGAAGTAACAGCCGTGCACTTACCCTtggccaacctgctccagttccaGGTATTTCTCGGCAGGCTCCCCCACGCTCACGGtgctccctgaaagaaaccacatggaagacgctccctcccagatggagaccccgccttgcagcagggccaaaatgcagccccactccctggggccgggagccccttgctctcagctgggcaaggacaataaatgactctgtgacattcagctgcacagcaagcctgggtgcagctgatgctgagacacacacgcagcaccctgctctggcacacagcagcacagcagacgtactcagctgcatcaggcaccactcctctctgccctctggctgcagggctgtgctgctgtcagaatgttcagcccaggatcccgcagcagagggaggttccgtgtcctcttcccaagcagagggaggttccccatcctcttcccaAAATGCAGCAGGTTCCTGGTCTTCTTTCCAAGCCACGGGACGTTTCCTGTCCTCTTCCCATGCTGGGAGAAttgcagcctcctcttcccaagTCCCAGGATGTCCTCTGTCCTCGTCCCACGCTGGGAGATGTCCGTCGTCCTTGTCCCATGGCACTGGAGCCTCGCTGTCCTCGTCCCACACCGGGTGATGTCCACCATCCTCGCCCCACACCACAGGAGCTTCACTGTTGTATTCCCAAACCGTGGGATGTTTGCCCTCATCTCCCGGGACGGAGGGAAGTTCACCATCATCCGCCAGAACAGCGGGaagttcactgctgtcttcctcctctttggcctcctctttggaagcacagggagccagaggaggagctgatgctgcttttgtgccctGTGGACAGATGGTAGCGTGAGGGACAGGAAGTTCTCTCTCAGTTATCGCCTTATTTATCCTCAGCTACACATCCAGCTGCACTAAGCAGAAATGGGATTCAGAGCGGTTCAAACTAGGAATGGGCTAAAGTCGACATTGCCACTTATTGCTGGGCATTCCATATTCCACCGTGGCTAAGGCCAGCaagcaatcttctgcctgcaaaaccagacctgcagctcttcaaaagctcttcagcagagaaggagaaaagtgccagggatccctttgctgctactgctgctgctgcaaagacactggcaggaactttccttcagcctcccaggctggcactcGACTGCCACACGCCAAGCTCACAACTCTCTGCACAATTCCCACCACCAAAGgttcctttcccactcaccgaaggaggagctgctcgggaTCCACGCGTGAGGTGCCCTGCAACGGGACAGGCAACACGAACCAGATGCTGTTAGGAAAAACCTGCCCGTGGTGGGAACTCCCACGGAGCAAGGCAACCCCGAGAGAGCATTTTGCTTccacaacatccctccaggagccacagtcccttcgcacagcaagcaagagaacagcacagaatcctggcctgtgtcagccCTTGGCTGGAGCAGCCAACGCAGGGAGTTCCAGGCTCCGCTGGCACAGACTCTGCGCTTGAGGGAAcagaacccccccggctccattgcaaatgctgtgcacgccccgctggctgcagacaccccctttttcagctgcagctgctggcaggagctctcccaaaccagcggtgtcttaatggcaatttggttacaaaggcagctcagtgccagtgggagaacagaaagcacacagcGAGCCCGAAGGCACCGacgctgcagccagggaaaacctcgACTTACGTGCCAAGTGGGCTAAAAAATACCCCGAATAAGCCACAGAGTAcagagtgcaaactgcagcaaccgCTTGCTGGATCATTTTGGCCGTGCTGCACACGTGGCAGACTGTAcccctgcaagcacagaaggacacccggcaggggctgggctggctgctgagaatGCCTCGGGCAGGAGGATCCTCCGGCAACCAGCGGGCGCCCAGAGCCGCTCTGGACACTGAGGGCTCCGTGCCCACAGCAACGGGAACACGGCGAGGACGCGGCAGCGTTCCCGtgacatcacagcagcagctcccgcaagAACCGCCTGGAAGGTTCgcctctgtcacaaaggagcacaaaggaTCCTCCCGGGGCACAGCCTGTTGCTCAAAGGATCCAAGAGGaacccagaaaatgcagcagaccAGGACAGCCCATAGCCAAGCCTGAACAAcgaaatcaaagccatgcactgatgctccgAATTAGGGGCGGGAGTCGGGAGGCCgcagggcttcccaaggagccggaggcagccaacacgcagggctgggcaagtcgggccgggagcagcggagagctttgtttcccttcccagctgaatggcggctcgggccgggcccgttccagggctgttcctcagctgcggctttcccctcacgcagcccggggggcgctgggagcgcggggcgaggctgggccgtgtgcagagcccgcccctcgctgcgattgggcggtgctgccgtcagtcgtggttctggcgcgctgattggtcggagcggggagcagcccgggcccggagccgccggcagggcggccgtggcgcagcagaggcgccattggcggagcgtctgtgcgggcccgggagcggcggcggcggccggagcccggtgaggcggcggcggagctcggaggcggccccagcgcaggtgggagccgcgctcggttctggcggggctcggcgctggctgcgggcggagggggcggcagggggctggggcgggttcgttgtgccgtgtgggcgccgtgttcgccctggcgtgagggcgctgcgggagcggctgcccgcgctctccttgccgctgatgcctcggcaggagccggtgccggagcagcgctggctcgtcccggctgctgtgggtaggacagaggtggctgccccgtcggcgggagtgtgcgggaaagttcccgtggccagaggtttgtgtccccagaggagccggaggagtcctgtaaaaggaactttattcctggagcaagggagaggccacggggcatttcccgtggggtctgtccaagtgttggaggacgcagcctcctttttatgccgATTTCGCTGgccgcatctccgtgtccctttcccccgtggctgaggtccttggaaggtacagacttcccgatgcgcctgctgcatgtgccccttaatgtgcacccccactttgtagaacatccgatattcatggctctgttaagttttatttcctttgttctctgtttccccaCTTTTCCTTGGCCATCTCTTTGCCAAGAACACTTTGAGTcatttaattttccacaacctcctggtccttctgctgaaagagaatctgatgccatcccagggtgaaatgtggcgttgctcatgggagtggattggtgggtgagaaggtcaggagctggagctgtgtgcttggttatgatttggaggacagcttgtaatctaatgatgcattgaaatgattaatgggttctctggcacctggtatgaatttgttcgggttcccaggggctgctccatggtgttacaggatttgttctggtggccgttcatcttttccccatttttgggcgctcccagaaatgccagggatgcatcaattgacctcttttctctgattaaatcatcacatccttggattcccaagtgATTCCCAAGTGACcttgtggcagcaaaagcagcccagtggtcaaacccaccctgtataacccagacagtgtcagcagatgttggagtggggagagggatgattcccccccgcttttgtgagtgaagttctcccaacattctccgtttgctgttttcctttgcagcttcagggatttctgttgcagagtccgagatgctcagtgtgggctctgcctttagcgatgcaaattccgtctgtgcagggaggcagagcttggggtgaggggcagagggaatcagcccaattcctctggcaggcaaggagagcctgggacattgtgcacacttcccgcagcagagttaattttcattctaaatctcctctgctggctgcctggaaggaaACTTCTCCTCCGGGGCAGCCATCAGGTGACTCACCTATGGGCCTTCCCCCGCGCCCCCCCAACCCCCATAAGctgctcctttcccttttttttttccatgtttttttttaactgtttatgAGTTAAAGGGTCTCCTTTAAAGAtcttccagttttgcaaaatgTAACCTACAGGTGAACATCGAAAAACCCATTCCAAAATTCTGTCATCACTAACAGCcacgcacacacatacacaaaaaagccccaaagcaataaagatttttgctgcttcttgtccTAAGACTGAAAATTGGCTCTCACACCCCTGGCCCAAACCCAGCTGACAATATCAAAGtaggattattaagaaaaagCCTTCTAATGATGTAATCTTGTCACCAAAACTGTGGGAAGaacaaaaactctccaacaacCTTTTTAGTGTATGAGGATCaaggctgaagaaaatgaatacaaaagctAAGTTTTTAGCAATATAACATTGAACATTTATTGgtagaacaaaggcaaatcacagcctggggcgcttggcaatgttgccagaggcgccctccattcattttactgtgggcTTAAGTACTCTCCTGAactgttacatattcattaacccagaaaggaatttacacttccctcccctttccccctgtcccgtttctgccccttcccccagcaggaCACCGCCTCAGTCCTCTGGATCGCTTCAGAACTGCAGACAGGCCCCCTCTCTCCGGTGCCTCCGCAGTCTCCAGCCTCATttgcagctgccagttcccttggGCGGTGTGAGCTCTGATGAGGTAACaatcttcctgggatgcatgaggtttatcttctttgtttctctaagatgtcttggttcctggctctgtagtttctcagctcaaaagacatttattacGGTGTGTTTATTAAGACATTTCTTAACATACTACAACtatttcgaagttacaatttaccttAATCTCGTTTGTACTTAACTACATTTTActttaacactatttctacataatccATCATCACTTGTAAGTGTTAAAATCATATCTGTgaaagacaacatttatcattcactcatttatcacaccaGGGTAAGgaattcactcatttatcacaccaGGGTAACGAATTCCAAACATGGATTCCAggggagataattgaatatctgccctgggtctggctcttcttcttgccaaagccaatggcagcagccgtacccgtggcatcttggtttctctcagcagcttcagaaggtgtttctttatttccccattcattctttccacCCGACAcgaactctgggggtgccagggcgtttggaggtcccactgtgttcctaaagcagccagaacagcctgaaggatctttcctgtaaaatgagttcctctgtctgagtctattgcttccacaatcccatctcttggaattgtttgttccaaacatgccttaagaactgaggcagggattgctgaagcagttggaaatgcttctgccccgctgtgagctgccatgctgttagcagaagatattgaagccttcctgctcagggcatttcagtgccaggctcttccaggcACCCCAAGCTGGGCCCTTTGAGCTGAGCATGCGGGCGCTGAGCTGcgctttgtctccttccctttccttaagagcagcgtgtcttgtcactcttttcccttctgctgcccttgcagacccatccctaaacaccttttctccctcaggccagggaaTGTCTGGTCAATCTCTCCTAGGccggctctggagctctgtcacttgactgcagccatgggtttcttgccagccccgtgtccagggccgttcaaacaggaggctgggttcaacccttgccctgtcctcaactctgaatcctcctgttccatccaacaagtttcattctgtaagaacccagcgctgctcatccatttagaggctcctttggttaacaaagctttacctTGATGCCAGGCTTAAACAATgagagattctgctgctgtcagttttcaggcctcagttcccattaaagccggggctgcacaattctgcagacaatgaggccactctctggccactgggttgaacatttgagcccaggaattcctttggcatggccctgattaacatccacatgcaattcaaatggtttttccctgtgtgggagggccagggcaggaggctcagttaatctgcttttgaagccttgaaaattgtgctttccttctggtgtccatgatggggtttcttgcctggcaggagaggagagttgtagggagagatgcctggctccagaagcgctgcctttagcagggactcagtaagaggctgtaaccccttccttgcctcccttggaacagggtattgcttttagacaccacttgtcctggatgcttcagaggaatttggagaggctccatatctgattttccctatttccctggggctgcccacacttctgggtTCCCTTCAGCAGAGGCCTTTGCAGACATTTGACACCAAGGTCCAGCAGCATTAGCCTCTGTATCTCCTTTTACAATAtgaatttgcattcccacttcagccaccaaatgccttcccagtaaattataatcacaattaggaacaaacagaaattgatgcgcttcaaacccatcccccacatctactgatagtggttgaataaaacaCACCTGCTTATCTTTCCCACTTATTGCCTGAATAATGGAAGAACTTCTTGACCATTTCCCCCCTTAGGTGTCAGATTCCGAGTGGATCGAGAGGcccctgtgtccatcaggaGCGGCCTCGTCTCGATCCGGACGCGCCCTGAATGTTCTCAAGGGCTCTGGTGCGGTGGGTCCCtggtctgctgggagctctgccagccctgacaatccatgtccatgtggggtggacttgctggtgctgagggtgctgctgtctgtgcttgcagtgtccttctggcctgcagatggacccctgattccttgccaggggctgtttgggtgggctctgccgtgccgaggagggcaatgcctgtgccaggtgcttgtggccgccgccgtcccctgggtgctggggcccccttgggccctgcggttcatccctggggggctgtagaaactctgccatggcctttgccttcaccttggccttttgctcatcccttcttgcattgccctgctgagcctttctggccaagtgctgcaggggcttcttgtgcctctcctgcagccccctcagtgcctgtgggtgctcatcctctgacagctgctgagctttctgcaaaatcattcgtttctccagtgacccaaacaagatcaatgaaagaaaatcctgatccttccacatcccacagcctcctgggggccgggggccactgccggccctgcccggggggtgttggggtcaggcagtgcccggcgctgagccccggctgccccacagccccagcccggccccacagctccccacaggcccccagcccgtgctgccctgtcctgcagctccccaccacagagaaACACCTGAAATACtgagctcctttttctttcctgtcctgGAAAGCAGGGTATataaaggagctggagctggctgtGAGGATAAGAGGGTTTTGGCCCTTTTGGAGGATAAGATAAGGGAAGGTACTGGAAAACATTCAAATTCTcagtatttttctcttcctcctcttttccatcttccttttcctttcttaccccatagattcctcctgctgctgtttgccctaACCATGttcctgcacactcccttcagccaatcccttcccagcacaccaacaccatccgtcccctgttgctgagaccccttctcgacttccctttttccccctgctggctgtccatgtccttaattagctctgggagaatgtgcaaactgcCTCAACATTGTCCCCTTTTGTATAGGACACGATGTCCAtggttctgttcaggctttgttgttgttctggaagttgaggaattgagcaggagcttggctgagcagcagtgtgtgtcagtcagtgccattttgtggagctgctggtttgtgctgtcacttgcttgtgtgcaagtgcgtgtggctgtgtccgagcagattcagagcatgtgtttgtaaggaggcgttggtgttgttggttcgctgggggtgcccggttttcgggacatcccccctggagcagggtgtccccccttggtgcaggcgcggccctcaggcagcgctcagccaatcagaaggcgcggcgctggtgactcagcagttgccaggcagagccgcagcgcccggcgctccccagctggagcccacgtgtggcccggccttggcgccccccgccaggggaatttggggaggtgggagggggggagcgccaaggccgggccgggccgtgctgtgctggcagaagtggctgcggcgggggccgagtgcgggcaggagcggccgagagcccagcgctgccccagcccgagctgccgcagctgcatcgctgctcgtgctgtgcgatccgagagctctggggggcagagcgagccagggctgggtgctgggcctggggggagcaggagaaaggctggaggagcagggctggagaccagaatggtgaaacgatggacgtgggagcagcaggtgggattctgcaggagaaggagtagtgtgaggtagaggagtgtgaggaagagtagggacacaagaggaggaggaggagcaggaagaggaggcaccgcaaggttccagcactcgctgtatctgcagcctccccccagccccaggagcgttGCCTCCCCCCATCCAGCAGGTGATCAGGGAGGGGGATCCACGATTTTCCCCGTgggtgaatcttggtgtttctgaggtttcttgggctccatgttggtgctttggtatttttgtgggggctgaatatttatattttggagGTGGTTTTGTCTGAATCTTGACGTTTGTgggagttttttttctgtgtgttgacGTCTGGGGGACTTTTGGTctgaatcttggtgttttggaggtttttacaGACACAAGATGCGTGGCGATGGACAAGGGCAGGTGGAACCCCCAGCCCAAGGCGCTCAccccttgttttttccccccaaaccaggatttgtcattcccaaggcgTGGCCgtatggaggaggaggaaaaggcccAGAGATGGTgcacgaggaggggctgcaaacgcagcccagagagatccaaggaggaaagagccccccTGTTCCGGGAAGGCAGCCGGAGATCCAGGGGGAGCTCGGAGCTGGGGGAAAAgcctcagggtggggagaagccccacaagtgcctggaatgtgggaagggcttcagctaCAAATCCCATCTGAGgatacaccagaggatccacacggGGGAGAGGCCCTATCAGTGCttcaaatgtgggaagagcttcgggtggagctccaccctgagggcacaccagcgcacccacactggggagaggccctacgagtgttctgagtgtgggaagaggtttcagaccagctccgaTCTCCGCAAACATCAgcgcattcacacggatgagaggcccttccgctgccccgactgcgggaagggcttcaaaTACAACTTCACCCTCATCAGgcaccagcgcatccacactggggaaaggcCCTAcaagtgtccccagtgtggggagAGCTTTgggcagagctccagcctgagggcacaccagcgcatccacaccggggagaggccctacgagtgttctgagtgtgggaagaggtttcggAGGAGCTCCGATCTCCTCAGACATGAGCccattcacacggatgagaggcccttccgctgccccgactgcaggaagggcttcaatcAAAACTCCCACCTCATCATCCACCAGCGCacccacaccggggagaggctgtatgagtgttctgagtgtgggaagaggtttcataccagctcccacctcctcctacatcagcgcattcacacggatgagaggcccttccgctgccctgactgtgggaagggcttccaACGCAACTCCACCCTCatcacccaccggcgcatccacaccggggagaggccctacgagtgtccccagtgtgggaagagcttctcacacAGCTCCACCTTGACCCAACACCAATGGAGGCACcactaagggaagccctgcgagtgccccgagtgcgggaagagcttcgtgcgctgctccagctccatcccccgtgggaggatcggcgttggatgatccccagtgacccccgtggggcagagccctggtgacccccgttccgggtgatccctgctgggtggggggaaggtgttggagagatttctttgccttctccttgtgctgctgggatttggttggtaataaattccctccctgtgcccaggctggctctgttgtGCCCCTGCTGGTGCTCTAACACTGTCCTCATCATTAATTGTGTTCTTCCCTGATGAGGGAGACGTTCAGATTTTTTCTAGGAGAAAAAACAAGTCGAATGTGACTTCATGCTTCTCAGCCTCCTGGTACGTGTTTATTAATTGTTATCTAAGGAGTAGAAGCCCCTGGCATGGCTtagacatagcacagagcagacaATCCAGCAAGAAGACAACTTATCAAGATTTCACAGCCTTTTTACAGGTAAATTACCCAATGAAAGCTTAAAACACAaggtattttcacttttttacccATGTCCAACAAGTTCCTAAATCACGTagacaggaactgcggaattctgtatccaatcatcccaaaccactattgctgcaaaatatggcgttagtgaagaaggagaaagaagctttTAACTACAACTTATTCTGCAttttgaggttttctacttCTATCTCTTTGCTATGCAAATAGACCTAAaaactaaatttttcaccctgtgctAATATCACGCAGTATTCtgtcacctaattcacaccattgcAGATTCAAGTTCTTCCCAGAGGCTAGGCAAATTTTCCCGTGGACAAAGGTCAAAGCCTGTACTGTCCAGAAGGgtaaaacctttcaaaacaggcagagaaatattcccTGCATTCTAGGTTCCCATACATTTGATGACtcataggggtttttttccctttgctttctgcCAGGTAGGAGCAGCTGTGTACTTGGTAATCAGCTTACTCTGCCTTTGCTTAACCACTGCGCTCTCGCTGTGTTCTGGCTGAGGggggaaatgctgcatttttctgctgtttgttttctgtgttcagTCTACAAAAGCCAGTTTTACCAAGCCCTTGAAATAGCCAGAATATTTAAATAGAGCACCGAAGTAAAAGGAGGGCTGTAGAACTGCTGTAAATAATCCTTTCCCCCCCTCTGTGGTCACTTTCTCTGAACATGGTAATTCTGGACAGTATTGTAAGAGCACAGAGGCAACAAAAGCAGGTGGTTACTGTAGTTTCAGTAAATGAAGCCAGTTTTACTTGGCTGAAGgtgttttctaatttctgtccTCTTGCCTGATATTCATGAAGGGCCTTTCTGAGCGCATTGAAGTCCTGACTGTTTCCATGTAACATTTGATCTCTTTTACCTATAACATCACAGGGACCATCTCTGATGTTTTTAAGTACATCCTTAAGCCCAGGGTTTTATTGCCACTGTGGCTGACTCAGATCTGTGGAGGagcacaagcactttccttatgctttgtccagagaagctggggctgcccccggatccctggcagtgtccatggcca from Aphelocoma coerulescens isolate FSJ_1873_10779 unplaced genomic scaffold, UR_Acoe_1.0 HiC_scaffold_75, whole genome shotgun sequence carries:
- the LOC138102442 gene encoding zinc finger protein 3-like — encoded protein: MEEEEKAQRWCTRRGCKRSPERSKEERAPLFREGSRRSRGSSELGEKPQGGEKPHKCLECGKGFSYKSHLRIHQRIHTGERPYQCFKCGKSFGWSSTLRAHQRTHTGERPYECSECGKRFQTSSDLRKHQRIHTDERPFRCPDCGKGFKYNFTLIRHQRIHTGERPYKCPQCGESFGQSSSLRAHQRIHTGERPYECSECGKRFRRSSDLLRHEPIHTDERPFRCPDCRKGFNQNSHLIIHQRTHTGERLYECSECGKRFHTSSHLLLHQRIHTDERPFRCPDCGKGFQRNSTLITHRRIHTGERPYECPQCGKSFSHSSTLTQHQWRHH